In Chryseobacterium gleum, a single genomic region encodes these proteins:
- a CDS encoding heavy metal translocating P-type ATPase, which produces MEKCCSTTPEKPDTKGHKHDHEEGDGHDHDGHDHSHDSGDQTVFQMFLPAIISFVILLLGIAFDNYIKPAWFTGWVRLVWYLAAYIPVGFPVLKDAYKSIIKGDVFSEFFLMSIATIGAFAIREYPEGVAVMLFYAVGEVFQSMAVTRAKGNIKALLDQRPDEVTVMENNQPKTIKAKEAKIGDIIQLKPGEKLALDGELLSDSASFNTAALTGESKPDTKNKGEVVLAGMINMNSIALVKVNTAYEDSKLSKILELVQNATAQKAPTELFIRKFAKVYTPIVVFLAIGICLLPYFFVNDYQFRDWLYRALIFLVISCPCALVISIPLGYFGGIGAASRNGILFKGSNFLDSIAEIQNVVMDKTGTMTEGVFKVQEVSISPEFNKEEILQMVNVLESKSTHPVATAIHNFVGDINHSIPLENVEEIAGHGLKATINGKELLVGNFKLMDKFNISYDLNHTNIVYTLIAVAYDKKFAGYITIADSIKEDAKETVDKLHKMNVKATMLSGDKGTVVKYVAEQLSIDNAFGDLLPEDKVNKVKEIKAKNQTVAFVGDGVNDAPVVALSDVGIAMGGLGSDATIETADVVIQDDKPSKIPMAINIGKQTKKIVWQNIILAFAVKAVVLVLGAGGLATMWEAVFADVGVALLAILNAVRIQRMKF; this is translated from the coding sequence ATGGAAAAATGCTGTAGTACAACCCCGGAAAAACCCGATACAAAAGGGCACAAACATGACCATGAAGAAGGAGACGGACATGACCACGATGGCCATGATCACTCTCATGATTCAGGAGATCAAACGGTCTTTCAGATGTTTCTTCCGGCTATTATATCCTTTGTGATCTTATTATTGGGAATTGCCTTTGATAACTATATAAAACCAGCATGGTTTACAGGCTGGGTGCGTTTGGTCTGGTATCTGGCGGCTTACATTCCCGTAGGGTTTCCGGTATTGAAAGATGCTTATAAAAGTATCATTAAGGGAGATGTATTCTCAGAATTCTTTCTGATGAGTATTGCAACCATTGGTGCTTTTGCCATCAGAGAATATCCTGAAGGAGTAGCGGTGATGCTGTTTTATGCGGTAGGAGAAGTATTCCAGTCTATGGCAGTCACCAGAGCCAAAGGAAACATAAAGGCATTATTGGACCAGCGTCCTGATGAGGTAACGGTAATGGAAAACAACCAGCCAAAGACCATAAAGGCTAAAGAAGCTAAAATTGGAGACATTATACAGCTGAAACCAGGTGAGAAGCTGGCATTGGATGGCGAATTGCTGTCAGATTCGGCTTCATTTAACACTGCAGCTTTAACGGGAGAAAGTAAACCCGACACCAAAAATAAAGGAGAAGTAGTTCTTGCCGGGATGATTAACATGAACAGTATTGCTCTGGTAAAAGTTAATACAGCCTACGAAGACAGCAAACTGAGTAAAATTCTCGAACTCGTTCAGAATGCTACAGCGCAGAAAGCACCGACAGAATTGTTCATCAGGAAATTTGCCAAAGTATATACTCCTATTGTGGTATTTCTTGCCATAGGAATCTGCTTATTGCCGTACTTCTTTGTGAACGATTATCAGTTCAGAGACTGGCTGTACAGAGCATTGATTTTCCTTGTGATTTCTTGTCCTTGTGCGCTTGTGATCTCAATTCCGTTAGGATATTTCGGAGGAATTGGGGCAGCCAGCCGAAACGGGATCTTATTTAAAGGAAGTAATTTCCTGGACAGCATTGCAGAAATTCAGAATGTAGTGATGGATAAAACAGGAACGATGACAGAAGGAGTGTTCAAAGTTCAGGAAGTAAGCATAAGCCCTGAATTTAATAAAGAAGAAATCCTCCAGATGGTAAATGTCCTTGAAAGTAAAAGTACACACCCGGTTGCAACGGCCATTCATAATTTTGTAGGAGATATCAATCATTCTATTCCTCTGGAAAATGTTGAAGAAATTGCCGGTCACGGACTGAAAGCAACCATTAACGGTAAAGAACTTCTGGTAGGGAATTTTAAGCTGATGGATAAATTCAATATCAGTTATGATCTCAACCATACCAATATTGTCTACACGCTAATTGCGGTAGCATATGATAAAAAATTTGCAGGCTATATCACGATTGCAGACAGTATAAAAGAAGATGCCAAAGAAACTGTAGACAAGCTGCATAAAATGAATGTTAAGGCAACAATGCTGAGCGGTGACAAAGGTACTGTTGTGAAATATGTAGCAGAACAGCTGAGTATTGATAACGCTTTTGGCGATCTGCTGCCTGAAGATAAAGTCAATAAGGTTAAAGAAATCAAAGCTAAAAACCAAACCGTAGCTTTCGTAGGAGATGGAGTAAATGATGCTCCGGTAGTTGCTTTAAGTGATGTAGGAATTGCAATGGGAGGATTGGGAAGTGATGCCACTATTGAAACAGCAGACGTCGTCATTCAGGATGATAAGCCGAGTAAAATTCCAATGGCAATCAATATCGGGAAACAAACAAAAAAGATAGTTTGGCAGAATATTATTCTTGCCTTTGCGGTAAAAGCAGTTGTTCTTGTTCTTGGAGCCGGAGGGCTGGCAACCATGTGGGAAGCTGTTTTTGCAGATGTAGGAGTAGCGCTGCTTGCCATTTTAAATGCGGTAAGGATTCAGAGAATGAAATTTTAA
- a CDS encoding bestrophin family protein, which produces MLLNKKISVWYFIREIKTQILLIGIFAIAIGLLDELPWFRKISLPLNIPALLGTAVSLLLAFRTSQSYERWWEARTVWGAIVNDSRTFVRLIIQFMPAGNDKIIKEFAERQIIWNYALGESLRKLPFSEKVQQYLDKHQIKAVNIPNAILDEHSRQLKEIAASKGLTDFQQMQLNDILTRLCDSMGKCERLKNTVFPRSYSVLVHILIYVFAAILPFGLDDSQLLVEIAVTFLVPVTFIAIEKTSIIMQDPFENGPVDTPMTSLAQTIEINIRQMMGEQNVPPKKENTSYYEM; this is translated from the coding sequence ATGTTACTAAACAAAAAAATATCAGTCTGGTATTTCATCCGTGAAATAAAAACCCAAATTCTGCTGATCGGAATATTTGCTATAGCCATTGGTCTTTTGGACGAATTGCCATGGTTCCGCAAAATCTCACTGCCTTTGAATATTCCGGCATTATTGGGAACAGCGGTATCATTGCTGCTGGCGTTCCGTACTTCCCAGTCCTATGAAAGATGGTGGGAAGCCAGAACAGTCTGGGGAGCTATTGTAAATGATTCCCGAACTTTTGTAAGACTGATTATCCAGTTTATGCCGGCAGGTAATGATAAAATAATCAAAGAATTCGCAGAAAGACAGATCATCTGGAACTATGCTCTTGGAGAATCTCTGAGAAAACTACCATTTTCTGAAAAAGTTCAGCAATATCTGGATAAACATCAGATCAAAGCTGTCAATATTCCCAATGCAATTCTGGACGAACACTCCAGACAACTGAAAGAAATTGCAGCTTCGAAAGGATTAACGGATTTTCAGCAGATGCAGCTGAATGATATCCTCACAAGACTCTGCGACAGTATGGGAAAATGTGAAAGATTGAAGAATACAGTTTTTCCACGTTCTTACAGTGTTTTAGTACATATTCTGATCTATGTTTTTGCGGCCATCCTTCCGTTTGGACTTGATGATTCACAGCTGTTGGTAGAAATTGCAGTGACTTTTCTGGTTCCGGTGACTTTCATTGCGATTGAAAAAACATCCATCATTATGCAGGATCCTTTTGAGAATGGTCCTGTAGATACTCCGATGACTTCTCTGGCGCAAACTATAGAAATCAATATCAGACAGATGATGGGAGAGCAGAATGTTCCGCCCAAAAAAGAGAATACATCTTATTATGAAATGTAA
- a CDS encoding Fur family transcriptional regulator has product MKKDIEHKLIDKNTKPTSMRILVYDFLSSQEAALSLSEIENHFDNADRITIYRTLKTFEEKGIVHSIQENTTTKYKLCEDDCDEKTHKDWHLHFYCKICKQTTCKEDISFPENIQTNFRIDEIRLFAKGICENCLESLQ; this is encoded by the coding sequence ATGAAAAAAGATATAGAACACAAACTCATTGATAAAAATACCAAACCTACCAGTATGAGGATTCTGGTATATGATTTCTTAAGTTCTCAGGAAGCGGCTCTATCCCTTTCTGAAATAGAAAATCATTTTGACAATGCTGACCGAATTACCATTTACAGAACATTGAAAACCTTTGAAGAAAAAGGAATTGTTCACAGCATTCAGGAAAATACCACTACGAAATACAAACTGTGTGAAGATGATTGCGATGAAAAAACACATAAAGACTGGCATCTGCATTTCTACTGTAAGATTTGCAAGCAAACCACCTGCAAAGAAGATATTTCCTTTCCTGAAAACATACAGACCAATTTCAGGATTGACGAAATAAGGCTGTTTGCCAAAGGAATCTGTGAAAACTGTCTTGAAAGTTTGCAATAG
- a CDS encoding cation diffusion facilitator family transporter, which produces MENIPTQTVSAGSRHKKNLLIVLCLSGTYLIAEVIGGIVTNSLALLADAAHMLTDVVGLLLAFIAIKIGERKADPSKTYGYYRTEILAAVINAVVLLGISVYVLFEAYQRFQNPPEVQSKSMLIVAGIGLIVNIVGMVILRKDSESSLNMKGAYFEVLSDMLTSVGVMIAGIIMLTTGWYYADPLISAAIGLLIFPRTWRLLKEAINVLLEGTPKDVDIHELRESLEKTPGVKDVHDLHVWSLTSSVNAMSVHVVKENGYSQNQLLKILKDTTVNNFKISHTTFQIEEEGYEENEVHL; this is translated from the coding sequence ATGGAAAATATACCAACACAAACAGTTTCTGCAGGGAGCCGGCATAAAAAGAACCTGCTCATTGTACTCTGCCTTAGCGGAACTTATCTCATTGCTGAGGTAATAGGAGGAATAGTAACCAACAGTCTTGCGCTGCTGGCCGATGCAGCTCATATGCTGACCGATGTGGTAGGATTATTGTTGGCATTTATAGCCATTAAAATAGGAGAAAGAAAAGCAGATCCTTCCAAAACATATGGATATTACCGTACAGAAATATTGGCAGCAGTAATCAATGCTGTTGTATTGCTGGGAATTTCAGTCTATGTTTTATTTGAAGCTTATCAGCGGTTTCAGAATCCGCCTGAAGTACAAAGTAAATCAATGCTGATTGTAGCAGGAATTGGGTTGATTGTCAATATCGTCGGAATGGTAATCCTGAGAAAAGATTCAGAAAGCAGTCTTAATATGAAAGGTGCTTATTTTGAAGTCCTTTCAGATATGCTTACTTCTGTAGGAGTAATGATTGCCGGAATAATTATGCTGACAACCGGCTGGTACTATGCTGATCCTTTAATTTCAGCTGCCATCGGACTACTGATCTTCCCGAGAACATGGAGACTCCTGAAAGAAGCCATTAATGTTCTGCTGGAAGGAACTCCAAAAGATGTTGATATCCATGAACTTCGTGAATCATTGGAGAAAACTCCTGGTGTGAAAGATGTTCATGATCTGCATGTATGGTCGCTAACATCCAGTGTGAATGCGATGAGCGTACATGTTGTAAAAGAGAACGGATATTCACAGAATCAGTTATTAAAAATATTGAAGGATACTACTGTGAATAATTTTAAAATAAGTCATACCACTTTTCAGATAGAAGAAGAAGGCTATGAAGAAAATGAAGTCCATCTGTAA
- a CDS encoding CusA/CzcA family heavy metal efflux RND transporter — translation MLDKIIKFSIKNKVIIGLMTLVLIIWGTWSATRLPIDAVPDITNNQVQIITVCPTLAGQEVEQLVTFPIEQSIANVPDIQETRSISRFGLSVITVVFKENVDVYFARQLINEQLKNAVEEIPKGVGTPELAPVSTGLGEVYQYILHPKKGSEKKYNAKELRTMQDWIVRRQLNGTPGVAEINSFGGELKQYEVAIDPNRLKAMGTSITEIFTALEKNNQNTGGAYIDKKPNAYFIRGIGLVTSLEDIKNIAVKNETGSVPIFIKDVADVRLGSAVRYGALTYDGKVDAVGGVVMMLKGANSNEVVSNIKAKIPTIQKSLPDDVVIEPFLDRTDLVDRAINTVEKNLIEGALIVIFVLVIFLGNLRAGLIVASAIPLSLLFALGMMNVFGVSANLMSLGAIDFGLIVDGAVIIVEATLHHLGVRKSVRALTQSEMDEEVFLSASKIRSSAAFGEIIILIVYIPILTLAGVEGKMFTPMAKTVGFAILGALILSLTYIPMMSALFLSKKISHKETFSDKMMNRLQKIYQPLLQKAIKVKYIIVSATAVVFLISAFIFKNMGGEFIPQLQEGDFAFHCILPQGSSLSQSIETSMQASRIIKQFDEVKMVVGKTGSAEVPTDPMPPEATDMIVVLKPQSEWKTKKSYNELADEISEKLETIPGVFFEKNQPIQMRFNELMTGIRQDVAVKIFGENLDSLAIYADKVGKVIQTVDGATAPQIERVSGLPQINVQYDRTRIANYGLNIEDVNNAVSTAFAGKAAGQVFENERRFDLVVRLDSLHRTDISDVNNLMITSASGAQIPLSQVANISYKLGPAQISREQGKRRIVIGFNVKDRDVESVVKDIQAKLDKMKLPSGYYFTYGGQFENLQEASKRLMIAVPVSLLLIFMLLYFTFRSFKQAALIFTAIPMSAIGGIFALLLRDMPFSISAGIGFIALFGVAVLNGIVLIGTFNQLEKEGETDILKRVFEGTKTRLRPVLMTATVASLGFLPMAISTGAGAEVQKPLATVVIGGLVTATFLTLFVLPMLYIIFNTKILKRKKNNTGMYTAILVVGFMMLGQTFKAQSRTVSVEQAVEQALNNNLTLQSKDLSIKSAEALRPTAKELPKLSFEAQLGQYNSPKFDQSFAISQSIPFPTLFKARKDLINENIKSKQIDKEITANELIKQVRTYYYQIEYLQYNKAELTSLAQYYEEFIRIASVRFKAGDIKKIEISTAETQKGEIDLLLRQNEVFLNNAYKNLKTLMNTSEDIEVPFNKDYIPLKAESVLDSTVVANNPAVKAFYQQMEIAEKNKKVEKSLGLPDFSLGYTNQSLIGFHTINGQENFYNSGKRFQSATVGVAIPLTFGATKARIQALEYERQVAETNAKMQQKQLSAQLENAFSQYQQDIQQYEYYTGQALPNAEKIVKAAQLGYKTGEISYVEYLFALQTATNIQLKYLESIQQVNQSVVTINSIINK, via the coding sequence GTGTTAGATAAAATTATAAAATTCAGTATCAAAAACAAGGTGATCATTGGATTGATGACCCTGGTGCTGATCATCTGGGGAACATGGAGTGCCACCAGATTACCGATAGATGCTGTACCGGATATTACCAATAACCAGGTACAGATTATTACCGTATGTCCTACATTGGCAGGACAGGAAGTGGAACAGCTGGTTACCTTTCCAATTGAACAGAGCATTGCCAATGTTCCCGATATTCAGGAGACAAGAAGTATTTCAAGATTCGGCCTCTCTGTAATTACCGTGGTGTTCAAAGAAAATGTAGATGTGTACTTTGCGAGACAGCTCATTAATGAACAGCTGAAAAATGCAGTGGAAGAAATTCCCAAAGGAGTAGGAACTCCTGAACTTGCTCCCGTAAGTACGGGCCTTGGAGAAGTGTATCAGTATATTCTTCACCCTAAAAAAGGAAGCGAGAAGAAATACAATGCCAAGGAACTTCGTACCATGCAGGACTGGATTGTCCGAAGACAGCTGAACGGAACGCCGGGAGTGGCGGAAATCAATAGTTTCGGAGGTGAATTAAAACAGTATGAAGTCGCTATTGATCCCAATCGTTTAAAAGCAATGGGAACCAGCATCACCGAAATTTTTACAGCACTTGAAAAAAATAATCAAAATACCGGAGGAGCTTATATTGATAAAAAGCCCAACGCCTATTTCATCCGTGGAATTGGTTTGGTAACTTCACTTGAGGATATCAAAAACATTGCTGTTAAAAATGAAACAGGGAGCGTCCCGATTTTTATAAAGGATGTTGCCGATGTCCGTTTAGGCAGCGCCGTTCGTTACGGGGCATTAACATATGACGGAAAAGTAGATGCTGTAGGTGGTGTGGTGATGATGCTTAAAGGGGCCAACAGTAATGAAGTAGTAAGCAATATTAAAGCAAAAATTCCCACCATTCAGAAATCTCTTCCGGATGATGTGGTGATAGAACCATTCCTTGACAGAACAGATTTGGTAGATAGGGCAATCAATACTGTAGAGAAAAACCTCATCGAAGGAGCCCTGATCGTTATTTTCGTTCTGGTGATTTTTCTTGGAAACCTGAGAGCAGGACTTATCGTGGCTTCGGCCATTCCGCTTTCCTTATTGTTTGCTTTGGGAATGATGAACGTTTTTGGGGTAAGTGCCAATCTGATGAGTCTTGGAGCTATAGACTTCGGATTGATTGTAGACGGAGCGGTAATTATTGTAGAAGCTACTTTACATCATTTGGGTGTCAGAAAATCTGTCCGCGCTTTGACGCAGTCCGAAATGGATGAAGAAGTATTCCTTTCTGCATCAAAAATCAGAAGCAGTGCCGCTTTTGGAGAAATCATCATCCTTATTGTATACATTCCGATTCTTACATTGGCCGGCGTAGAAGGAAAAATGTTTACTCCAATGGCTAAAACAGTAGGATTTGCCATTCTGGGAGCATTGATTCTGTCACTAACCTACATTCCGATGATGAGTGCCCTGTTTTTATCCAAGAAAATATCCCATAAAGAAACTTTCTCTGATAAAATGATGAACCGCCTGCAGAAGATCTATCAGCCATTATTGCAGAAAGCAATCAAAGTAAAATATATCATTGTTTCCGCAACTGCTGTAGTCTTTCTTATCTCTGCTTTTATCTTTAAAAATATGGGTGGGGAGTTTATCCCGCAGCTGCAGGAAGGAGATTTTGCTTTCCACTGTATTTTACCGCAGGGTAGCTCATTGAGTCAGAGTATAGAAACCTCCATGCAGGCATCAAGAATTATCAAACAGTTTGATGAGGTGAAAATGGTCGTCGGTAAAACAGGTTCTGCTGAGGTACCTACAGACCCAATGCCACCTGAAGCAACCGATATGATTGTTGTGTTAAAACCACAAAGCGAATGGAAAACCAAAAAATCTTATAATGAACTGGCTGATGAGATCAGTGAAAAACTGGAAACGATTCCTGGAGTATTCTTTGAAAAAAATCAACCTATCCAGATGCGTTTCAATGAGCTGATGACCGGAATCAGACAGGATGTTGCCGTAAAGATCTTCGGGGAAAACCTTGATTCTCTTGCCATATATGCAGATAAAGTTGGGAAAGTCATTCAGACTGTTGATGGGGCTACAGCTCCTCAGATTGAAAGAGTGAGTGGTCTTCCGCAGATCAATGTACAGTATGACAGAACAAGAATTGCCAATTATGGATTGAATATCGAAGATGTCAATAATGCAGTAAGCACGGCCTTTGCCGGAAAAGCTGCGGGTCAGGTCTTTGAAAATGAGAGACGCTTTGACCTGGTAGTTCGTCTCGACAGTCTTCACAGAACAGACATTTCAGACGTGAATAACCTGATGATTACATCTGCCAGCGGAGCACAGATTCCATTATCGCAGGTGGCTAATATTAGCTACAAACTTGGACCGGCACAGATCAGCCGTGAACAGGGAAAGCGTAGAATTGTGATCGGATTCAATGTGAAAGACAGGGATGTGGAAAGTGTGGTGAAAGATATTCAGGCAAAACTGGATAAAATGAAACTTCCTTCCGGATACTACTTCACCTATGGAGGGCAGTTTGAAAATCTGCAGGAAGCGAGCAAGCGTCTGATGATTGCTGTTCCCGTATCGTTGCTTCTTATTTTTATGCTGCTGTATTTTACATTCCGCTCATTTAAACAGGCTGCATTGATCTTTACTGCGATTCCTATGAGTGCTATAGGTGGAATATTTGCGCTTTTATTAAGAGATATGCCATTCAGTATCAGTGCCGGAATCGGGTTTATTGCACTTTTCGGGGTAGCAGTACTGAACGGAATTGTTTTGATCGGGACATTCAACCAATTAGAAAAAGAGGGTGAAACCGATATTCTGAAAAGAGTATTTGAAGGAACAAAAACCAGATTAAGACCTGTATTAATGACCGCTACAGTAGCTTCGTTAGGATTCTTACCGATGGCTATTTCCACCGGAGCAGGAGCAGAAGTACAGAAACCTCTTGCTACAGTAGTGATCGGAGGTTTGGTAACAGCAACTTTCCTTACGCTATTTGTTTTGCCGATGCTGTACATCATTTTTAACACAAAGATTTTGAAAAGAAAAAAGAATAATACAGGAATGTATACTGCGATCCTTGTCGTAGGGTTTATGATGCTGGGACAGACCTTCAAAGCACAGTCCAGAACGGTTTCTGTAGAACAGGCAGTAGAGCAGGCTTTGAATAATAATCTGACTTTGCAGTCAAAAGACTTAAGCATTAAATCCGCTGAAGCATTAAGACCTACGGCAAAAGAACTTCCTAAGTTAAGTTTTGAAGCTCAGCTTGGGCAATACAACAGTCCGAAATTTGACCAGTCATTTGCAATCTCACAAAGTATTCCTTTTCCAACACTATTTAAAGCAAGAAAAGACTTAATCAATGAGAATATTAAAAGCAAACAGATTGATAAGGAAATCACAGCGAATGAACTGATAAAACAGGTGCGTACCTACTATTATCAGATTGAATATCTCCAATATAATAAAGCCGAGCTGACCAGCCTGGCCCAATACTATGAGGAATTTATAAGAATTGCTTCCGTGAGATTCAAAGCAGGCGATATCAAAAAGATTGAAATCAGTACTGCAGAAACACAAAAAGGAGAAATTGATCTGCTGCTCAGACAAAATGAAGTCTTTCTGAACAATGCGTATAAGAATTTAAAAACCCTTATGAACACTTCAGAAGATATTGAAGTCCCGTTTAATAAAGACTATATTCCTCTGAAAGCGGAAAGTGTACTCGACAGTACAGTTGTTGCCAACAATCCTGCTGTAAAAGCTTTTTATCAGCAAATGGAAATTGCCGAAAAAAACAAAAAAGTTGAAAAATCGCTTGGGCTTCCCGATTTCAGTCTGGGATATACCAATCAATCGTTGATAGGTTTCCATACCATCAACGGGCAGGAGAATTTTTATAATTCCGGAAAGCGTTTTCAGTCAGCAACAGTAGGAGTAGCGATTCCGTTGACATTTGGAGCTACAAAAGCAAGAATCCAGGCATTGGAATATGAAAGGCAGGTTGCTGAAACCAATGCTAAAATGCAGCAAAAACAGCTTTCTGCACAATTGGAAAATGCTTTTAGCCAATATCAGCAGGATATCCAGCAATATGAATATTACACAGGTCAGGCGCTTCCTAACGCTGAAAAAATTGTAAAAGCAGCACAATTAGGATATAAAACAGGCGAAATTTCCTATGTAGAATATCTTTTTGCCCTGCAGACTGCCACCAATATTCAGTTAAAATACCTGGAATCTATCCAGCAGGTAAACCAATCTGTCGTTACTATTAATTCAATCATCAATAAATAA
- a CDS encoding SCO family protein, with the protein MPKNKKTTNKSKVIIPIAVFALLFLGIGVGMGYFKKNLYTVMKVPDFELTDQNSKKITNKDMLGKVYLVEFFYSKCPTICPVMNTNMKAIQNQINDPGFGIISISIDPENDTPATLKEHSERIGAKSPNWHFLTGDRTYIGDLADKFNIYVGDKEDEGESLNHSGMIALVDQQGNIRCRYNKENMPILYYSGLNYEDPEGKKPMLTGKYHPDREILIEDIKKLLK; encoded by the coding sequence ATGCCCAAAAATAAGAAGACCACAAATAAAAGTAAAGTAATCATACCCATTGCGGTATTTGCATTGCTTTTCCTTGGAATAGGGGTAGGAATGGGCTATTTTAAAAAGAATCTTTATACCGTGATGAAAGTTCCGGACTTTGAACTTACAGATCAGAATAGTAAAAAAATTACCAATAAAGACATGCTGGGAAAAGTATATCTCGTTGAGTTTTTTTACAGCAAATGCCCTACCATATGTCCGGTGATGAATACCAATATGAAGGCGATCCAGAATCAGATCAACGATCCCGGCTTCGGTATTATCTCCATCAGTATTGATCCGGAAAATGATACTCCTGCAACACTGAAAGAACATTCTGAAAGAATAGGGGCTAAATCCCCGAACTGGCATTTCCTGACCGGGGACCGTACCTATATTGGTGATCTCGCAGATAAATTTAATATCTACGTTGGTGATAAAGAAGACGAAGGAGAAAGCCTGAATCACAGCGGAATGATTGCTCTGGTAGATCAGCAAGGAAACATCCGGTGCAGATATAATAAAGAAAATATGCCGATCCTTTATTACTCAGGATTAAATTATGAAGATCCGGAAGGTAAAAAACCTATGCTGACGGGAAAATACCATCCGGACAGGGAAATCCTGATTGAGGATATTAAGAAATTATTAAAATAG
- a CDS encoding YHS domain-containing protein: protein MKSLIISAAVLSISLLSCAKETPKVKHASHMDSSGKKIENVQVVNEEDPICHMKTAGSLKDTAVYKNKTYGFCSVYCKGEFKKSPEKYAQK, encoded by the coding sequence ATGAAATCTCTCATTATTTCGGCTGCTGTGCTGTCGATCTCATTACTGTCATGTGCGAAAGAAACGCCTAAGGTAAAGCATGCAAGCCACATGGACTCCTCAGGGAAGAAAATAGAAAATGTACAGGTAGTGAACGAAGAAGATCCTATCTGCCACATGAAAACTGCCGGATCTCTTAAAGATACTGCGGTATATAAAAATAAAACGTACGGTTTTTGCAGTGTGTACTGCAAAGGTGAATTTAAAAAAAGTCCTGAGAAATATGCCCAAAAATAA
- a CDS encoding efflux RND transporter periplasmic adaptor subunit yields the protein MKLKHNIIYLAVTALSIISCGKQEKETENADVKTEQSEKGHDEEPQNIASLTEEQMKSVGVALGTVEMKELTSTIKANGLLSVPNSNKATITSLYGGIIKTINIQVGSIVKKGQVIATIANPEYIQLQEDYLTTNSRITYAEQEYRRQRELFDNDAGAKKNLQSADAELKTLRTKRASLLKQLQMMGISPGKVSNGNMKSGLVITAPISGTISSITAQIGSYVDISSPVATVIDNGSIHLDLQVFEKDLPKMRVGQIVHFKLTNNPETEYDAKIYSIGSSFENESKTISMHCEVIGNKSGLIDGMNITGIVSLDKSTTPAVPTEAIVEADGKYYVFIQTDKKVEEEHEEKGKPHPKTLNFEKIEIVKGTTDMGYTAITPVGNIPDNAKIVVKGAFFVNAKLVNSGEHEH from the coding sequence ATGAAACTAAAACACAATATCATATATCTTGCAGTCACGGCCCTGTCGATCATAAGCTGCGGAAAACAGGAAAAAGAAACGGAAAATGCTGATGTAAAAACTGAGCAGTCCGAAAAAGGCCATGACGAAGAGCCCCAAAACATAGCTTCTCTTACAGAAGAACAAATGAAATCTGTAGGAGTTGCTTTGGGAACTGTAGAAATGAAAGAACTTACTTCTACGATAAAAGCAAATGGTTTGCTGAGTGTACCCAACAGCAATAAGGCTACCATCACATCTCTTTATGGTGGAATTATTAAAACCATAAATATTCAGGTAGGAAGTATTGTAAAAAAAGGGCAGGTAATTGCTACTATTGCTAACCCGGAATACATCCAGCTTCAGGAGGATTATCTTACCACCAACAGCAGAATTACCTATGCAGAGCAGGAATACAGAAGACAGAGAGAACTTTTTGATAATGATGCAGGGGCGAAGAAAAACCTTCAGAGTGCCGATGCAGAACTTAAAACATTAAGAACAAAAAGAGCTTCTCTTTTGAAACAGCTTCAGATGATGGGAATAAGCCCGGGAAAAGTCAGCAATGGCAATATGAAATCCGGTCTTGTGATCACAGCACCTATCAGTGGAACAATCAGCAGTATTACTGCACAGATAGGAAGCTATGTTGATATTTCTTCTCCGGTGGCAACAGTCATTGATAACGGTTCTATTCATCTTGATCTTCAGGTATTTGAAAAAGACCTTCCTAAAATGAGGGTAGGGCAGATTGTTCATTTTAAACTGACCAACAATCCGGAAACTGAATATGATGCAAAAATTTACAGCATAGGATCTTCTTTTGAGAACGAAAGTAAAACCATTTCTATGCATTGCGAAGTGATTGGAAACAAATCCGGACTGATCGATGGAATGAATATTACGGGAATTGTAAGCCTTGATAAAAGTACAACACCAGCCGTCCCTACAGAAGCCATTGTAGAAGCAGACGGGAAGTATTATGTGTTTATTCAGACTGATAAAAAAGTAGAAGAAGAACATGAGGAAAAAGGAAAACCACATCCGAAAACCTTAAACTTTGAAAAAATAGAAATAGTAAAAGGAACAACGGATATGGGATATACTGCGATAACTCCAGTGGGAAATATTCCTGACAATGCAAAAATTGTAGTGAAAGGAGCCTTTTTTGTGAACGCAAAACTGGTAAATTCCGGGGAGCACGAACATTAA